ATTACTGCGCGGGTTGCGGACACAGTATCGCCCATCGGCTGATTGCCGAGGTCATCGACGAGTTGGGCATTCGCGACCGGACAATCGGTGTTCCTCCCGCCGGCTGCGCCGTTCTCGCCTACAATTATTTCGATGTTGATATGATCGAGGCCCAGCATGGCCGAGGTCCCGCGACGGCCACCGGCCTGAAGCGGGTGCTGCCTGACCGGATCGTTTTCTCTTATCAGGGGGATGGCGATCTGGCGGCAATTGGCACGGCGGAAAGCTTTCATGCAGCCAATCGGGGTGAAAACATTACCGTTATCTTTATCAATAACGCCGTTTACGGCATGACCGGCGGGCAAATGGCGCCGACCTCCATTCTTGGCCAGAAAACAACCACCTCGCCGGTCGGCAGAAACAACATCCTGGACGGATACCCGATAAAAATAAGCGAAATATTTGCTATTCTTCCCGGCACAACCTACATTGAACGCTGTACGGTAACGTCACCGGCCAGCATCGTAAAAACCAAAAAGGCGATCCGCAAGGCCTTTCAATATCAAATAGACGGCCAGGGGTTTTCGCTTGTCGAAATCCTCTCTCCCTGCCCTACCAACTGGAAGATGAGCCCGCCAGAGGCGTGCCGCTGGATTGAGCAGACCATGAGCAAGGAGTTCCCGCTGGGCGCGATCAAGGACCTGCCGGCGGAAGAGATGAAAAAACAGCAGAAGGGAAAGTAGAGTCATGTTGGTCAAAACCATTTTTTGCGGTTTCGGCGGTCAGGGAGTGCTCATGATGGGATATTCACTGACCTATGGAGGAATGGACGCCGGCTTCAACGTTACATACCTCCCCTCCTACGGCGCCGAGGTTCGCGGCGGCACGGCCAATTGCACGGTCGTCGTCTCGGATGAAGAGATCGCCTCCCCGATCGCCTCCAACCCCGAAAACATTGTCGTCCTGAATACCCCTTCCCTTTACGCCTTTCAGAATCGCGCCGCCTCCGGAGGCTCTATCTTTTTGAATTCGTCGATCATCGCCGTCGAGCCGTCCCGCCGGGATGTCCGGGTCTATAAGATTCCGACCGCCGAGCTTGCCGACAAGCTGGGAGACAAGCGCATGGCAAACACGGTAATGATGGGGGCCCTGATGAAGGCAACCGGCCTCGTTCCTCCCGACATCTTTCTGAAAAGCCTCGAAAAGGTTATGGGAAGCAAAAGAAAAGAGGTCGTCGCGATGAATCGCCGGGCCTTTGAGGTCGGGTACGATTTTTTGCAATAGAGGCAAAGCGGCTTTACAAGCAATAATGGTCAAGGAGCAGCAACGATGGCAGTGAAACAGATCTCCGTTCTTTTAGACAATATCCCCGGTTCCCTCTCCCGGCTTACCAATATCCTGGACAAATCCGACATAACCCCCAAGGCCATGCTCGCCGCAAGCACCACGGAAAGCAGCACGGTGCGCCTGGTGGTGAACAACCCCGAACGCGCCGTTGCCATCCTGGAAAGCTTCAATCTCAACTGCGAGCTGACCCCTGTTCTGGCCGCCGAGGTGCCCCTCCATCACGGGGGAATGAACGCCATCTTGAAACCGCTCTCCGGCGCCGACATCAACATTCACTACCTTTATACCACCATCAACCGGATCGGCACGGAAACGATCGTCATCCTCGGGGTTGACAAGCCCGAAGAGGCGCGGGATGTCTTGCAGCGCAACTGGGTTCACATAGTCGAGGACGAGATATACAACCTCTGAACTTGCCGTTTGGAACCCATAGAAGAAATAAGGGACGCTTTTATGGATAAGTTCGAGGAGTTGCGCGAAAGGATGGAAAGCCTCGCAGTCACGGAGGAGGAATTTCGCGAAACCTTCGTCCGCTCCTCCGGGCCCGGAGGACAAAAGGTCAATAAGACATCGTCCTGCGTCTATCTGGTTCATCTGCCGACCGGGCTTTCCGTAAAATGCCAGCAGGAGCGCTCCCAGAC
The Syntrophobacterales bacterium DNA segment above includes these coding regions:
- a CDS encoding 2-oxoglutarate oxidoreductase is translated as MKKVFGRPKSMKSNPFHYCAGCGHSIAHRLIAEVIDELGIRDRTIGVPPAGCAVLAYNYFDVDMIEAQHGRGPATATGLKRVLPDRIVFSYQGDGDLAAIGTAESFHAANRGENITVIFINNAVYGMTGGQMAPTSILGQKTTTSPVGRNNILDGYPIKISEIFAILPGTTYIERCTVTSPASIVKTKKAIRKAFQYQIDGQGFSLVEILSPCPTNWKMSPPEACRWIEQTMSKEFPLGAIKDLPAEEMKKQQKGK
- a CDS encoding 2-oxoacid:acceptor oxidoreductase family protein is translated as MLVKTIFCGFGGQGVLMMGYSLTYGGMDAGFNVTYLPSYGAEVRGGTANCTVVVSDEEIASPIASNPENIVVLNTPSLYAFQNRAASGGSIFLNSSIIAVEPSRRDVRVYKIPTAELADKLGDKRMANTVMMGALMKATGLVPPDIFLKSLEKVMGSKRKEVVAMNRRAFEVGYDFLQ